The following are encoded in a window of Caldisericia bacterium genomic DNA:
- a CDS encoding ATP-binding cassette domain-containing protein has protein sequence MEEIIKIENLKKRYSNGVEAVKGVTFSINKGEIFGFLGPNGAGKTTTIKVIIGLLRPTYGKVFVDGIDISKNPNGVRNLIGYASQETSVDDNLTGWENLYIQGKLYHIPLREIEERGKELLKMFNLWDRRFDLVSTYSGGMRKRLDISLALIHRPKILFLDEPTLGLDIQTRVSIWEYIRKLRCDFGMTIFLTTHYMEEADELCDRVAIIDMGEIKAIDKPGKLKEIIGGDIITFTLKDSENKNLFLEKVKNLPSVSNLKLLQNGIYQVIVSQNGDRLIPEIFKIAGEQKVEIDSVRLKRPSLDDVYLHFTGKTIRESEESKEDIIRRNITIRRARR, from the coding sequence ATGGAAGAGATTATTAAGATAGAAAATCTCAAAAAAAGATATTCAAATGGAGTTGAGGCAGTAAAAGGAGTAACATTTTCAATTAATAAAGGAGAAATTTTTGGATTTTTAGGTCCAAATGGAGCAGGAAAAACAACAACTATTAAAGTTATAATAGGACTTTTAAGACCAACATATGGAAAAGTTTTTGTTGATGGTATTGATATTTCAAAAAACCCTAATGGAGTAAGAAATTTAATCGGATATGCATCACAAGAAACAAGTGTTGATGATAACTTAACAGGATGGGAAAATCTCTATATACAGGGAAAACTTTATCACATTCCTTTAAGAGAAATTGAAGAAAGAGGAAAAGAATTACTTAAAATGTTTAATCTTTGGGATAGAAGATTTGATCTTGTTTCAACTTATTCTGGTGGTATGAGAAAAAGATTAGATATATCACTTGCACTTATTCATAGACCAAAAATTCTTTTTCTTGACGAACCAACACTCGGATTAGACATACAAACAAGAGTTTCAATTTGGGAATATATAAGAAAATTGAGATGTGATTTTGGAATGACAATATTTTTAACTACACATTATATGGAAGAGGCAGATGAACTTTGTGATAGAGTTGCAATTATTGATATGGGCGAAATAAAAGCAATTGATAAACCTGGTAAATTAAAAGAGATAATAGGGGGTGATATTATTACTTTTACTTTGAAAGATAGTGAAAATAAAAATTTATTTCTTGAAAAAGTTAAAAATCTTCCAAGTGTATCAAACCTAAAACTTCTTCAAAATGGAATTTATCAAGTAATTGTCTCTCAAAATGGAGATAGATTAATTCCTGAAATATTTAAAATTGCTGGAGAGCAAAAAGTTGAAATTGATTCAGTTAGATTAAAAAGGCCATCCCTTGATGATGTTTATCTTCATTTTACAGGTAAAACTATAAGAGAAAGTGAAGAGAGTAAAGAAGATATAATAAGGAGAAACATCACAATTAGGAGGGCAAGAAGATGA